The genome window TTGGTCAAGGAATTCCCCAAGAAGGACGGAACCCGCTTCCGGGCTGTGGATGAGGTTAGTTTTGAGGCCGCCCACGGTGAAATCGTCTGCCTTTTGGGGGTGAACGGCGCTGGCAAGACCACCACGATGCGCATCCTCTCCACCATCTTCCAGCCCCAGAGCGGAACAGCGCGGATCGAGGGTTACGACGTGGTTACCCAGGGTGACATGGTTCGTCAGAACCTGGGTTTTCTCTCCGGCGACACCGGTTTGTACATGCGCCTCACTCCACGGGAGTTTGTGACCTATTTTGGCCGCCTCTATGGAGTCGGGGAAGACGACATCAAGGCTCATTTGAACGAAATGGCGGAAATCCTGGACATGCACGATTTCCTGGACAAGAAGATGGAGTTCCTCTCCAGCGGCATGAAGCAAAAGGTTTCCATCACGCGCTCCATCATTCATGATCCGCCGGTGATGATTTTCGACGAACCAACCGCGGGCCTGGACATCCTCACGGCACGAAACATCATCTCGTTCATCCGTAGCTGCAAGGAACGGGGCAAATGCGTGCTTTTTTCAACCCACATCATGAGAGAAGCGGAGCGCCTGGCAGACCGCATCGTGATGATCCACCAGGGCCGCGTGCTGGCGCAGGGCACCCTGGAGCAGATGCGCTCGGAAAGCGGTTTTGTCGATCTGGACGATATCTTTGTTTTCTATGTGAACCAAGCCGGAACCGGCACGGAGGTGGCTGCCCATGAATTTTAAGAAAGCCCTCGTCATCTTCCGCAAAGAGATACTGGAAATGCTGCGCGACCGGCGCACCCTCTTTGCCACCATCGTTTTGCCCGTGGTTCTTTATCCCGTGCTGTTCATAGGCTTCAGCGCCATCATGAGCCGCCAGACCGAAGTTCTGGAAAAGCGGGGCTCCACAATCGCCCTGGTGGACAGCCTGAGCCTCCGAAACGAAGCTTCCCGCGAGGCCTACAACCTCATTCTGGAGGGGTTGAAGTCAACT of Candidatus Cloacimonadota bacterium contains these proteins:
- a CDS encoding ATP-binding cassette domain-containing protein — its product is MIEVQSLVKEFPKKDGTRFRAVDEVSFEAAHGEIVCLLGVNGAGKTTTMRILSTIFQPQSGTARIEGYDVVTQGDMVRQNLGFLSGDTGLYMRLTPREFVTYFGRLYGVGEDDIKAHLNEMAEILDMHDFLDKKMEFLSSGMKQKVSITRSIIHDPPVMIFDEPTAGLDILTARNIISFIRSCKERGKCVLFSTHIMREAERLADRIVMIHQGRVLAQGTLEQMRSESGFVDLDDIFVFYVNQAGTGTEVAAHEF